tcttcttcatttcatttcatttcactcaacattatcatttttgaaaaaaaatatgaatataacttaaaagaagacatgacttaaaggtcttagttaccaggtcataaaactccttaaaaaaaacctgttgtAATAAGAATCAAATACCAATATGATAAACTGACTTGACAACTCCGTAGAAGACGAGTGGGCACAGGGTGACGACGAGCGTCAGCAGCGCCGACACCGCCAGCTCCCACCCCGCCCACGCCGTCTCCGCCTCCAGCATGTGCCACAGCCCCCAGTTCACGGCCACCACTAGCGCGAGCACCAGCCCGGTGGCCACTATGTTGGTCATGTACTGGCATATCCTCACGCAGACCGGCATCGACACTTTGTTCCTGTTCTGTTCGCTGAGGAGTTCCTGTGGACGAGGGTACCACTCGATAACGGTACACAGACCGTCTCCTGTGTTACAAGAAGCAgtgggcttagtgcgagttttttaaagttctcaatagcgtaagagttatttcatatttgtatggactgtgatcgtttgcgtacgtttgccgctaggggcgctgttccaactgcatacaaaattgggttaacttttaagctatcgggaacgttaaaaaactcgcactaagcacactgatctatTATATAAACACAATGTTAAATTGCGTTCAAAATATTTCTGTTTTGTATTAGTTGTAGTGAAGAGTCATGCGTGAGTACAGCAcaaaggcagcggcttggctctgacccttggcattgatgaagtccatgagcgacggtaaccacttaccatcaggtgggccgtaacctcgtctgcctactaaggtaataaaaaaaggcaatgACGTcagaaaactattatttttttcaacgcatttttttgtctaaattaattataagtgTTGCTACTTTCGAACGTATGACGTGGACCGAGTTCAGTTCATCATAGTCTTTAcacttggcagagcagtcgtggtgaAATTCTTATTTATTAAAGTCTTGACCGAGTTCAGTTACATTGGTACAACAAATCTGCGTACTGTTCGAACCCAGAACACCTGGTTGGGAGGACGTTCGAGTGCCGCAACAACCCCACAAAAAGGGGGGAGGAaggttaattttattacacactATTCATCCTTAAGCTCGTCTTGAATAAGTATCAATactaattatattgtttaaattcATACATGGCATAATAGTACGACTTAAAGCTCACAGGACGCCTGACGCAGCGGACCAGGCACAACTTGTACTTAAATGAGGACAACAAAGAATTCTCACCTTAAATTCGTTATAGATGCTTGTGGAGGTAAATTCGGCGGCTTTATGGGAGACTATACCAAAGTCCCAGCCGCAAAAAACTTTGTTGGCGAAAATCAAAGTCACTCCGCCTCCGGTCTCGATGAAGTTACGTCGGTAGGAATATGCAGTTCTGGTGGAAGAAGGAAGAGTCATTAGGCTAAGCAGACGGATATATCGGAAATCGAGTACCACCACAAACAGGGTTTTCGTAGTGGTATACGCGAGGCGAGGGTCGCTCGGACACGCCATGGTCGTCGTGGTTGCATGAGGTCGTTGACCTCACAACACCTTATTAATACACTGACTTTTTCATAAGACATATGTGTATACGAAACAAGACAACCTCGTACAGgcaagtaggcagcggcttgactctgccctgacattgctgaagtccatgggcgacggtaaccactcaccatcaggtgggttgagtgctcgtccgcctacgagggcgtaaaaaaatatcataaaagtcAGAATTCGTTCAGAAGAAGCTATAACCTTTACGGTGCACTATTCATGGTGGTGCATTAGCAACCTTGAATATCACAGAAGTTCCACATGCATAGTTAATCTCAATTTGcgccaaaaaaattaatctcAGAACTTTTTTGGCAGAATTAAACTATCAACAACGTGCATTCTGGATTTATAGGTTCAAGAAAAGCGCAATAAATTTAACAAGTACGCCACCACTCAATAATAAGACTTTGAACTAACCTGTAACACAGAACAGCAAAACATGTCAGATACAGACAGACCATAGTGAAGAAATACGCGAACGGCATGTAGTATGAGAGTCCGGCCGTGACCACCGCGCCGTCGTGGTAGTGCGCGTAGAACAACAACGAGTCTTCTAACCAACCCTGAAAAAAATAAtcccataaataaataaaagtacctCCCTCAGTGCCTCGTGcacctcagtgctgagggtcgtgacctttacggagcacttttgttaggactatgatCCTCATGAGTGCAATACAACACAAATGAATGTTATAGGGCTGACActacattgaaatttaattattttaggttagtattttttttccagATACTATAAGAATCAATATGGAGCTGGGCTCACAGTGTGCTGTTTATTATGACTCTGCTCCTTCGTCGTCAAAATTATTTAAGCAGGAACGTATTTGTTTAGAAATATATCAGTACTTGCACTAGAATTAACGCTCAAACCaattatatcaatatatttCACTCAAGTAGATACAGATCTACTTgagtaaaatatatttgcagACGCGAAATAAGCAAACTACGAAATATTTTGAATGATTCGAAATTGGGCTGTTGAAAATTGTAGGACACAGACTGCGGAAAGAAACGATCAGAAGCGGTAGTTCATATGGACAACATTAGGGATGCTGGTGTACCCAGTGGGAAGATCAAATTCGCATTTGAGTCATGTATTCAAATAATAACTACCCCACACCTCAAACTATTATTAAGAAGTACACAAAGACCAGGTTTCATATCGATATGAAATGTGTAATCCGACAACATTacttattaaacaaataaaaacaaacataaagaGAATTAATTACCTGCCCACTAATGAAATCCCAGAATCCGAAGTTTACAGTCTTGTCGGGCTTATCATGCAGGACCTGCGGCACCACCACGAACAGTATCACCATTCCAGATAGCAGCAAGTTCATAGTAAACAGCCAGCGAACTAGGTAGAAGTATGACCCGACAGCCGATCCGAAGTGGCCCTCAATATTTCGAATGGCTTCGTACCAGAGTTCAATCGAAAATACGAGATCACGCATGCGGTCTTTTGTCTGAAAAGATTGCGAAGGAAATATCAATACAAGAGAATCTGGTGTCCAATCatctacttcttcttcttctttgtcgcttcctcattactgagggtagtgaccaccttggtccagtttttgcactagcttcctccaatgttgcctgcattcggcctgcttaatagCGCCCGCGAcactggtgtttgtggcctccttgacaatgtcaATCATCTACCACAACAACATAAACAAAGAACAACATATATTTCAAGTGGTCTTGAGTAAATTTGTATTTTGCAAATTGGCAATGTCAATCCAATACGCGATTAtttgctaataccaaataatgaTTTCAGCAAAGTGACAGCACTTTCAGACATCTCATTCCCATACTGATGAGAATTCAAAAGCATCGTACCCGTTTCCATCCAAAGCTCATTCTGTATTTGAACCTTTTCCACAGTGAAATTGGTTTCCTTTTCGACCTCAAGCTAACTGAGGCAGATAATTTCGCTCGGACATTCCTCTTCATGGTCAAACCTTGTGGGAGCTCACGAAGAGCCTCTCTGAAAGAATAACATTCATAATTTTTACCAGAGTGAAAATTGTTTAAAGATAATTAaggtagtggtggtaggacctcttgtgactctgcgtgggtaggtaccaccaccctgtctatttctgccgtgaagcagtaatgcgtttcggtttgaagggtggggcagccgttgtaactatacttgaaatcttagaacttatatctcaagatgggtggcgcatttacgttgtggatgtctatgggctccagtaaccacttaacaccaggtgggctgtgagctcgtccacccatctaagcaataaaaaataataataataataataataaccaggTGATTAGGAATTGAGCTGTACAGAAATTTTGATATCACTTCATTTTACTTGTTAAAACTTGAACATGTGAGATGTTTGTTATAAATTTCTTGTTTACGTTGATTCTATGAAGATATTGTTATTGTTCGAAATTACCTCTTCAATGTAATGTTAAgacaagtattattttatttaaaaaggatTTGGAatcacatttttaattaattaagatgATTGGactgtttatttttaagcacataagcataattaaataacaatataattattaatcaaatattttaattttgattaacaTTTTGATGGTTCACTTGCGCTCTGAATAAATGCAGATTGAAAAGTAAGAAAACATACACTCCGCAACTCTCACCTTCTCAGCTCCTCAGCATCAGGGGTGTCCTCCATGAGCTGGTGGTGCTGTTCCATCTCACGAACGATAATATTGGCTTGCACATCAGCATTGTCAGCTTCATCTGCTGCCTCAGCAACATCAGTCAGCAATGCATTATTTTCGGTATTGTTTCGACGTAGTCTCAATGTGTCTGTTTTAATACAATAACATTTACATATGcaaacattttgtttatttttgttccaatataattgtttatattatttgatAATTAGATTTATTAGAGTATTCTGACCCTATATACGAGGCACTTCATCAAAGAGTGTAGGGTAGTAACAAAGGTATTTATTCTAATTTTcataactaaaattaataacagTGGATGTATGAAAATTACACGTTAACTCAACACGTCATGTTGCTAGCAATAcagttatttaaataatgaaacataTTAAAGAATTGTAGTGAAAACATCGACATATAGAAAGATTGAAGCTTATGGAACTGATGACTTGCAAAATGTGTGACAGTAGTAATCGTGCATTGATGGATGATGATTGAGGGATGGGGAAACTGTTGAAGATACCATCctattgagacttcaacctatggtctcaaggtgggttgcatGGTTGACTTTGTGATATCTAATTAAGTATGACCTAGACCAGAAAGGAATCAGTTTTTTAAACGCAGCTGTATTTGAAGAGATGTAATAATAACCATATAATTTAATACATACTGTAAGGAATTTGTCTTGATGGCATAAAGTTGACGGCGACCTGTCTTGCTGCAGAGTTTCTCAGCGTAAAGCTTCGGCGTGAGCTTAAAGGCCTCGGGTCCACTTCTATTTCATCgtccattttttattgtttagttacTGGAAACGTTTAAGCAAACAtatgctttttttaattatagaatcTTTAGATTTGCCAATTAGTATGATAATTTAGTTTGAAATAGTTTTTTCCATTAAAGTAATTTTACCTATATTTATTACTCACAAAAACCAAAGAAAACTGTTTTATCAAGAATATTTTATGCACAACTCTTAATAGTCATCGGGCTATATGAGTGTGGAAATATAGTTAACCAATCTTATTGAGTATGTGTTTTTGAAAATCTACTAATCCTTTTAACTTTATGGAAAGCAGCCTAGAGAACAATCCAATGGTTctttatcaaatattttttttaaacttgtttAAGAACTGGTGGTGATATATATTAAAGTCCCAATTAGtacacaataacaaaatttcatTATCTTTATAGTGTTTATTTGATGATAAACTAtctttgttttataattaaatgataataaacatTATCTTCATTTTACCTGTGATATCTTTATTAATAGCATAAGGGCTGATtcaaatatttacatttgaaattgtattcaattctaatctatatattaacacgtgaagcaaaaactttgtatccctttttacgaaaattgcgcagatggaggagtatgaaattttccacacttatagagaatatagagaagtgcacaatgctaatattttttttaaataatgcataaaagatacattaaattaataaagaaaacattacacacactatataccatgtatttgacacacacacgcatgcatactatttattgtcaaacttttgttcttgacgtctgttgtcaaattaagaatagaatatggtttgtctttgttaatattttttatagtgtagtcttggtgaaatttgtaattatagaagtataaaatacaatcataatagtgtacaaacttacaattcccattaattatagtcgaattttgactactgtgggacctctagtatgttataatttatctttgtgaccatttaaaagataaaatttattgaaataaatgatcTAAATATAACATGAATCTATACATGAACCCTTGTACATAGAATTTTAGATAAAGTATTAATGACCTCATGTGGTGATAAGACATAAATATAGTATTAGTGTAGGTTTGATTGTTTGTTCTAAGGTcgtacatgattttttttaaaaacaaatttgaattcaattaaaactttGTAGTCTTTGTTGCCACTTCAGAGAATATTTCTTGCGTGTTACTTGGCAGACTTTCATAGATTGTTTACGTTTATTTGACAATTTTTCTAGTTAAAGCAAAATAGAAGGAATAACTATTCAATTTCCATTCTAAAACATCTTCATATTATATGTCTGTCAGTTTTGCTTCGAAAAtagacaataaatttaaaacatgctCAGAAAAGGCTTAATTTTTCGTTGCCATAAATTGTATCCGATAGAAAAAGTATTTCCAATGATGTCTACAACTTACACACCACAATGTGACAACACCAAATAAAATCTGATAGTTCTGATAAACTTAAATAAGGTCTGATAAACttaacttaatttattaatagtttttacagatatattattactttagtATAAGTTACTTACTACGAGAGTTTAAAGGGAGCTACCACAATACCAATCTTGTtaacatataaattttatttcataaatttagtTTCATTTGTTGCTAGCTCTTCTTTACACTGATATGTTTAATACAATTacactaaatatttttaaaccatTTGATGTcttttgatttgaaaaaaacaaTGAACTTAGACGAACTTGCAAAATTTGAAAATCTTGCAATgtttctcaaatatattatgtgtataatctatggcaatGTCGTCAAATATTATACCACAGGTTAATTTAATAGTTAATAGGTACAAGTTACTATATGGCTTACTGAATTTGGCCCCCGTTTTtgatttttggattttttttatttttaattatttgttcgtggTTTATTCGTTAATGTacgaatataaaaattttttggctgtcttttatttatttataattaatgctCACCTCATGGTTGgatggtttgcttattagatataaaataattaataattgggaattaaattttttttatgatcgaacaatcaccgaagtcgtcgaacaaacgataattgatcaaaattaattaatctgatcgataaaaataaagatatctagtaatttcatttcatttcatcccagttgattaatgtctcaaattaatcatcttcatttcatttcactccatattatcatttttcataaaaacatcccatatcatatcatctcatttcattttattcgtgtcatatttcatatttaattaatcaacttcatttcatttcataatatcatatttaataaaaaataaataaaagattaggcAGTATGGTAttatacatttgcctttccatttagaaaaataaaactactactactatagtGGTGACCTACAATCTTTGAAGTTTGATTGATTGAAGTAATCCAGCAAAATTAACAAGAAAAAGCAATTCCTGAATTTCTGGCCCTTTTCAAAGAAAGCTGTTTTAATTAGATATTAGATCATGCGGCCATGATTAGAAACTAAAACATGTCGTCCCCTCAAAGCGTATCAGTCGATCAAATGCGACAAATACTAAATGAAATTATAGACGCCCTGGAATCGCCTGATTATGCTTCCAAACTCGATGAAGCTAAAGAAGCTGCTGGTAATGAGATGTTGAAAATGATGCAAATAGTCTTCCCCATGGTTGTGCAAATAGAAATGGAGACAATAAAGCACCATGGCTTCAATAATTCACGTGAAGGTATGCCGAGCTCGTTTTATTACGTagtttttctttcttctttcttattGTATATCGTACCacagtattttaaaattaccaaTTCCCatgttaaaattaacaataattgCAGATggcaaaattttacatatattttatttaatcgaaTTCCATACAACCCTATAGCATACACATCTCAACCCGTGTTATATTGAATttggaaaattaataaaagaacaaaacatttttcacaggctgatttaaaaatatattaaaatttgaaatctcTTCTTAGTTTTGTTTAAGTCCTTGAATGCAACAAGGGAACGactgtgaagtgttttaaaaaaatgaactgTTTAAGTATACTACTTTTATCACAGATGTTTGACATGTTAACAAAAATTCATCACAGGCATAGTTCAATTCACTCAGCTTATTCGTGACCTGGAGAGCATTGATGGTGAGGTTGCCCGTCTTCATACTCAAATCCGAAGCCACTACCTGCCCCCTGTGTCCATCAGTTCTTCTGTTGACACATCTTTGTAAAACAGTATTAAAGGTAtgtagttttgttattattttttagtctgtgtattttgttttttttttattgcccttgtaggcagacgagcatacggcccacctgatggtgagtggttaccgtcgcccatggacttcagcaatgccaggggcagagccaagccgctgcctaccgcttaatactctccacaagcattgtttgaagaaggacatgtcatagcgctcgggaaacaccgtggaggggagctcattccatagccggatggtacgtggaaaaaaaatctctggaaacacactgtggatgaccgcagtggctccaggtagtatggatgaactcaactctggtggcgggcggtgcgatggtaaaaatgagatgccggtatcatttcgaacaattcctcagtaGCATGGTCTTTTTTATGGATAGTAGCTGCCTAGTTTGGATATGATGATGGGATTACCACAACACTATCTACCACTTAGATCAAACGGtgttttcaaaaaaattgtatgttaCTGCATAATCTTACattttttgactgtttttttttgtattttactttCCAAGGGAGCAGTACTCTGCATAAGGTCCGATCTATACATTATAAAGCAACAGTCATTTTCTCTGCTGCACTTTGCTCTGCTTAAGCCtcctaataatttattaattaattgtcttctttcaaattattttaatacaaaatacctTTCATTGGGATCTATTCACCATCAGGTACCTGTGTATTGAAAGGATTTCAAAACACTACAGTATTAATATGTAACTAACACCCTGTTTAATGATGATATTCAGATCATGTTCATTTAaacctaaaaacaaaaaaatattaaggcaTAATCAATATCTAATTTATACCTttttcaacaaattaaaaaatatatatataaatctgtTTTAGGTAAGACCTGGAACTCTTCTACTGTTAGTGGAGTGTTGAGATTCTCAAAACTtgcatttattttacaaaacaatatttatactatttaattatgtatagtaacaaataaatatttgtagaactgtattgttttttatttgtctttcAGATATTATCAACCTAACTAAATGTTAGGGAAAGGTCCCAGAAAGcaggtaaataaatattcattcccGTTTACCATATTAAAGCTTCtcacacatatttaatataacatAAACATTGAACATGTATTTGTATTAAACAATACAACTCTGCTGACTCAAGTCCCACATGCAGGTACAAATTGTTCCAACAAAACATGTACTCTTGTTTACCAATGACATTCACTATGAAGAAacaacattgtgtaataaaaaccaaatttgcaaattacaaataattactGGGTGGTAGGATGTAATATGTGTCTATTTCTGTTAGGAAGCAGTCATCCATTTGAGTTTTAAAGGTGTGACAGCCATTATACAATTCAATTATACATTGAcaacgcttgcagctgaaagtaagtattgtactttttgacgaagcatgttgctgataactttatttctgtaatatgacgaagcatgttgcggataataacatgtacttttaggttaggaatattgttctttttttttataataaataaattgattgtacaaaaacttacaaaaaaatatattattaaaattcaatagGGACTCACTACAGGTTATCGTGGTGAGTGGCAACATTCATATTGTTATGTCTATGTACTCTAATTAACTTGTTAATTCAAAAAAACCGAAATCTGTTGTATTTGCAATAAACAACCATTTATAAAAAATGCTGTAAAAGCAAGTAAATTATGGAGGGCAGAGGTAAGGAGAACTGTCTTTTATGGCAGACAGGTTGATAAGTTCAGCTGTCTACAGAAAATTACAGCTCAAAATAGTGCTAGTGTAGCAAGTGTTGATATGAAAGCAGTTGTAAATGCAATGAAATGTgcggtaaatatttaataaaacttatggtgctttttatgaaattaaaccATTTCCTAAAGTGGCGCCACCCTCATTGGTCACTATTCGACGGACACTTTTTCATACACATGGACTAttgctccttacctctaccttTTTTTAaggtaaatatattaaatatacacatTATCGATGCAAATGCAATATCAATTCCAGTATTACATGGTTATTTATCAGTTAAAAGTTAATGAACACGAAACTCTTAATTAGAATGTGAATAAAGGCCATCCATTCTAAAGTCTAGTGCAACTCTAGACCGCTCCAGACCAACCCAAAAACCACTCTACTAGGCATAATTAGAGAAAATTTCTTATCCTAACAATTCGTGTACATAATAACATGAAATGCATCCATTAAGACCAGTGATTTCGGTACACCAACGCTACATGTCGCACTTTGATGATGCTGGCGAGAGACCGCTCCTAAAGCATCAACTAAAAGATAAtagaaactattttattttattttattgttttaacttTATAATTTCAGACGTTTCTAATACCTTACAGTTtctgtggtcacggacgaccgGGCTGTTAATCGtcgatatttaaattttgtgctaactaccgtcaaattttatataaaaactaacTAAAGCATATATTTGGAATGTCGGAAATAGTAAAAAGTAAAACCAATAAATGAgctattaaactgtaaaagtggttttaattaagATAAAACACGGACAAATACGGAAATCCAGTAAATTGTTTACAGTACCTAGCGGCATTTCTATTGGCACCCAGACGCCTGGGGAAACATTGTAGTCGCACACTGATTCAGTAACTGCTCAAGTTTCTTCACTTTTCTGTCTATTTGTTTATTAGTCTGTACCTATGTATATTACCAGGAAAATATTCTAAGGAAATGTGTCACCACAACATACGCATTTAATCATAGAACAAAACAAACATGCTGATTAGAAATATCataatagcaattttgtttcaGATTGTGAAATATCGCGAATCTCAGTGTACGTTAAAAAGACTGATAATGAGGAGAAACAGATATAAATTGATTGTATTCGCTTTGGTGCTTGTATATGTTTACCATTTTTTCGGTGTCGGCGATTACGTGCAGTCCAAGAACTTCGATAGCGATTTCAATTATCCTCTCAACGTAGACATTCGACCGATAGTCCAAGCAATACTAGACGGGCAAAAGCCGAATGTTAAACCTATAAATTACTACCCGTACAAGTTCTTGAGCAACTATCGTCAATGCAGTGTCGTCAACAAACCGGATTTAGTCATAATAGTCAAGTCGGCTATAGACCATTTCGGACACAGAGATGCAATTAGAAAGACTTATGGAAAACCACATGTCCAGGGCTACAACGTGAAGACATTCTTCTTTTTGGGCGTGGACAATGCCAGTTCAGATGTACAGAAGAATATTACGAAGGAAATGACAGAATTCAAAGATATCATACAGATGTCTTTCCGTGACAGTTATTTCAACAACACCATTAAAACGGTCATGTCCTTTCGCTGGATCTTTCAGCACTGCGCTGAAGCTCAACACTACTTATTCACCGACGACGACATGTACATATCGGTACAGAATTTACTAAAATACGTTAGCGACGTGACGACCGCGAGCGAAAGAGACGGAATACTGTTCGCCGGTTACGTCTTCAAGTCGGCGCCGCAACGGTTCCGGTCGAGCAAGTGGCGGGTGTCCTTGGAGGAGTATCCCTGGGACAAGTGGCCGCCTTACGTGACGGCCGGGGCGTACGTGGTGTCAAACAAAGCGATGAAGATGCTCTACGTCGGAAGCTTGTTCGTGAAGCATTTCAGATTCGATGACATTTACCTCGGCATAGTCGCGAAGAAGATGGGCATAGTGCCGACTCATTGTCCGCATTTCCACTTCTACAAGAAGCCGTACGAGCGAGAGGTTTATAGCGATGTGATCGCCTCGCACGGATATTCTAATCACGACGAATTGATTAGAGTGTGGAATGAACAAAACGCGTTGTGATTAAGAACCAAATTATCGTATGAGTCGCGCGTTTACTCGCTCGCGGCCCGGACAACAAAACGATGCGATACGTCTTTAGAGACATTACGTTTTTATTCCATTTGATATCAGTTCATATGGCtgtatatatgtaattataacAGCTATCGTGTGAGTtgattatgtaaatattatgtgTTCTCGGAACACGACGTTGCGCCGCGGCCATAGGCTGGACCCAAAACATATTATTGATCTTTATAACTTTTATTCTAGTTCGAATACTCTATTAGATTAATGTTAGGTACATTCATTATGTAGTTAACAAACTAGACGAACGGAAACACCGACCAGTGTTAACAGCTCAGTGATTTTAAAGATAGAAATTTATTTATCAGGGTTTTTATTCGATTATAAACTTTTTGGGAAAAAGGATAGGGGTGATATTTCTACCGAGCGATAGACGGTCCGAATGCTGTCGTTTGGGAACTTGTCCTGCAAATATCGATAGCGTGATTCAGGTCTTTATGGTATTTTATCTGTACTAGTTACCGCTACGCGCTGCATCTACTTTGTAGCTCTTTATATAAGTTACATATATTTAACTTATGTACGTTC
The Bombyx mori chromosome 17, ASM3026992v2 DNA segment above includes these coding regions:
- the Bm_Bre5 gene encoding beta-1,3-galactosyltransferase; the protein is MRRNRYKLIVFALVLVYVYHFFGVGDYVQSKNFDSDFNYPLNVDIRPIVQAILDGQKPNVKPINYYPYKFLSNYRQCSVVNKPDLVIIVKSAIDHFGHRDAIRKTYGKPHVQGYNVKTFFFLGVDNASSDVQKNITKEMTEFKDIIQMSFRDSYFNNTIKTVMSFRWIFQHCAEAQHYLFTDDDMYISVQNLLKYVSDVTTASERDGILFAGYVFKSAPQRFRSSKWRVSLEEYPWDKWPPYVTAGAYVVSNKAMKMLYVGSLFVKHFRFDDIYLGIVAKKMGIVPTHCPHFHFYKKPYEREVYSDVIASHGYSNHDELIRVWNEQNAL
- the LOC101744920 gene encoding transmembrane channel-like protein 7, whose product is MDDEIEVDPRPLSSRRSFTLRNSAARQVAVNFMPSRQIPYNTLRLRRNNTENNALLTDVAEAADEADNADVQANIIVREMEQHHQLMEDTPDAEELRREALRELPQGLTMKRNVRAKLSASVSLRSKRKPISLWKRFKYRMSFGWKRTKDRMRDLVFSIELWYEAIRNIEGHFGSAVGSYFYLVRWLFTMNLLLSGMVILFVVVPQVLHDKPDKTVNFGFWDFISGQGWLEDSLLFYAHYHDGAVVTAGLSYYMPFAYFFTMVCLYLTCFAVLCYRTAYSYRRNFIETGGGVTLIFANKVFCGWDFGIVSHKAAEFTSTSIYNEFKELLSEQNRNKVSMPVCVRICQYMTNIVATGLVLALVVAVNWGLWHMLEAETAWAGWELAVSALLTLVVTLCPLVFYGVVKLEYYTRRTAVYVTLARTWLLDMGALMLLLVYWSRSNTDCWETRFGQEAYRLVLLDAVVSLLVLPAIEFIRALIYKLNPDSSAPEFNIAYNSLTLIYNQGVLWFGLLFSPLLVVAVTIKFFILFYVKRECALRACQPARKVWRAAQTQTVLYVLVTLSLFATLFGLGSLFFRSSSKVCGPFRGYETVYSVLSEGALRLSEHPAAATILAFFGRPGPLAFILLFLCVSVYYMRARALAHSSMVVILRHMLVLQAKDKDFLLNAIAKVSNGEWSYSPKAAEGPDSHTWKYIRDVRKPSNSGFHFDASRLSHSFGDRPRSRVKEYRPYSHLTERSKSNDGDTDSSFSWQGSSSRLAQTEDDKRWP
- the LOC134198665 gene encoding protein C10; the encoded protein is MSSPQSVSVDQMRQILNEIIDALESPDYASKLDEAKEAAGNEMLKMMQIVFPMVVQIEMETIKHHGFNNSREGIVQFTQLIRDLESIDGEVARLHTQIRSHYLPPVSISSSVDTSL